In one window of Miscanthus floridulus cultivar M001 chromosome 12, ASM1932011v1, whole genome shotgun sequence DNA:
- the LOC136497945 gene encoding inactive poly [ADP-ribose] polymerase RCD1-like has protein sequence MASSREPNSLCLKRKLVEDYLSEECKSRRIKAKNGPSSDSSAKHCNCSCTRPNLADDCDNFLKSGVPSRIMYYRQGSWHNFPEKIMNSLIEEFSGNKSSVVSVMDDEPLLIDFLSMTMVNLKSRKQRSIAWVDDTGKCFSPSLFLDEEIDDMAKGESANVQRTVQGIMLDKDTNAPPEVLKQVVLDSSSSVPHKLSTADILRKKIAAMERGSKDFLFVQDLFLSGMGPFATPNNILRVYGYSPNDITAQCRLEAFERQIRSTKEKRGDANVRYGWLGSKKNDIVRILINGLDPTGEHVEKSDLSAGVYLSPVDRAFTSVGLCDVDEKGVQYMLLYRVILGNLEAVEPGSHEFFPTSEIYDSGVDNCLYPKCYVMWPSHLSTHMQLEYLVSFKLAPKARNYLLGLKGLWFRPPSKEVAVDISALQPVMCEASEGPSTPWISFKVLFRLIQDKISFIARELLFHHDEELKEGKITREEMVKMMMMIVGEKILMEALKKLHYCPSLWYKSSVKAISGDPVRTEAEQVSLDTTGRSCNHGDSCAQNATAEHSAGPLSTKVCGALPTDVVPKGSDYPAPTGVPETSSSAGAKCLGSQGMEGEGRDSPMQIMSLGNSTAQPARYQDPTVTRMPPIICDDPLRISPGISASPGVKVCNSAPTTTGPPGCASLAPTNASKTHEILVPGTTPSPKGCESVVPILVLGNSESAGVKRLNSAPRMTPEGQEFLSLGIVSQSPVVHPVKGPDASSSAARPPVYPPGRGKSPSVSTGICDSLSLSITPQGHDPPASRAEPKQQRSPAADSTPESRCPPQAMDAATKVHNAPTPITRERKDQAVAQNKLPGPGLDGCSHVETLIALSTPREKGER, from the exons atggcATCATCGCGAGAACCCAACTCCCTGTGCTTGAAGCGCAAACTTGTCGAAGATTACCTATCGGAAGAGTGCAAATCTCGTCGAATCAAAGCTAAGAATGGGCCCTCATCTGATTCATCTGCTAAGCACTGCAACTGTAGCTGCACAAGACCTAACCTTGCCGATGATTGTGACAATTTCCTGAAGAGCGGAGTCCCTAGCCGTATCATGTATTACAGACAAGGTTCTTGGCACAATTTTCCTGAGAAAATAATGAACTCCCTCATTGAAGAATTCAGTGGCAACAAATCAAGTGTTGTTTCTGTGATGGATGATGAGCCTCTTCTCATTGATTTCTTGTCAATGACCATGGTCAACCTAAAATCCAGAAAGCAACGATCTATTGCATGGGTTGATGATACTGGAAAGTGTTTTTCTCCTTCTCTGTTCCTTGATGAGGAAATTGATGATATGGCCAAAGGGGAATCTGCTAATGTTCAGCGCACTGTACAGGGAATAATGTTGGATAAGGATACAAATGCTCCACCTGAAGTGTTGAAGCAAGTTGTCCTTGATTCTAGCTCTTCAGTTCCTCATAAACTTTCCACCGCAGACATATTACGCAAGAAGATCGCAGCCATGGAAAGAGGCAGCAAAGACTTTCTATTTGTCCAGGACCTTTTCCTCTCTGGAATGGGTCCATTTGCAACACCAAACAATATACTCCGTGTGTACGGTTATTCTCCGAATGATATAACTGCACAGTGTAGACTTGAAGCTTTTGAAAGACAGATTAGGTCCACCAAAGAAAAACGTGGTGATGCAAATGTTAGATATGGATGGCTAGGATCCAAGAAGAATGACATTGTCAGGATTCTAATTAACGGTTTGGATCCCACTGGAGAACATGTTGAGAAGTCAGATTTGAGTGCTGGTGTTTATCTTTCACCAGTAGACCGAGCATTTACCAG TGTCGGTCTTTGTGATGTTGACGAAAAAGGAGTGCAGTATATGTTACTGTACCGAGTGATATTGGGTAACCTGGAAGCTGTGGAGCCTGGATCGCATGAGTTTTTTCCAACCAGCGAAATATATGATTCTGGTGTTGACAATTGCTTATACCCAAAGTGTTATGTGATGTGGCCATCACATCTAAGCACTCACATGCAGTTAGAATATCTTGTTAGTTTCAAGCTTGCCCCAAAAGCTCGAA ATTACTTGCTTGGCTTGAAAGGCTTATGGTTTCGCCCACCATCAAAGGAAGTTGCAGTGGATATTTCTGCTCTTCAACCT GTAATGTGTGAAGCAAGTGAAGGACCAAGTACCCCATGGATATCATTCAAAGTCCTGTTCAGATTAATTCAAGATAAAATATCCTTCATAGCAAGGGAACTGCTCTTCCATCATGACGAAGAGCTGAAG GAAGGAAAAATAACTCGTGAAGAaatggtgaagatgatgatgatgatagttggAGAGAAAATACTTATGGAAGCCCTGAAGAAACTTCATTACTGT CCATCATTATGGTACAAATCTTCTGTTAAAGCTATTTCTGGTGATCCTGTAAGGACTGAAGCAGAGCAGGTATCCTTGGATACAACAGGCAGGAGTTGTAACCATGGTGATTCATGTGCACAAAATGCAACCGCTGAACACTCAGCAGGTCCTCTTAGCACCAAAGTATGCGGTGCTCTTCCTACTGACGTGGTTCCCAAAGGCTCTGACTATCCAGCACCAACTGGTGTACCAGAAACATCTAGTTCTGCTGGTGCCAAATGCCTGGGTTCTCAAGGCATGGAGGGTGAAGGTAGAGATTCTCCTATGCAGATCATGTCACTGGGAAACTCTACAGCTCAACCTGCGAGATACCAAGATCCTACTGTAACAAGAATGCCACCTATAATTTGTGATGACCCTTTGAGGATTTCTCCTGGAATATCTGCATCTCCTGGTGTGAAAGTTTGCAATTCTGCTCCAACAACCACAGGGCCTCCTGGTTGTGCTTCTCTAGCTCCAACTAATGCTTCAAAGACCCATGAGATTTTGGTTCCAGGTACAACTCCTAGTCCTAAGGGCTGTGAGTCTGTTGTGCCAATCTTGGTACTTGGAAATTCAGAAAGTGCAGGCGTCAAGCGTCTCAATTCTGCACCAAGGATGACACCTGAAGGCCAGGAGTTTCTTTCGCTGGGTATTGTATCGCAGAGCCCTGTTGTTCATCCAGTGAAAGGACCTGATGCTTCATCATCGGCTGCCAGGCCTCCAGTCTACCCACCAG GACGTGGAAAATCACCATCCGTGAGCACAGGGATCTGCGATTCTCTATCACTGAGCATCACACCACAAGGGCATGATCCTCCAGCGTCTAGAGCAGAGCCAAAGCAACAAAGATCTCCTGCAGCTGATTCAACGCCAGAAAGTCGTTGCCCACCTCAAGCCATGGATGCGGCCACCAAGGTTCATAATGCTCCCACACCAA TAACCAGGGAGAGAAAAGACCAGGCTGTTGCACAGAATAAGCTGCCTGGGCCAGGCCTTGATGGTTGCAGCCATGTCGAAACTCTCATCGCCCTATCAACTCCGCGAGAGAAGGGCGAGCGTTAG